CGACCTCACGGGCGCCGGCATGATGGACAGCAAGAAGGCCCTGACCGAGGCCGAGGGCGACTTCGACAAGGCCGTCGAGCTGCTCCGCATCAAGGGCGCGAAGGACGTCGGCAAGCGTGCCGGCCGTACCGCCGCCAACGGTCTCGTCGCCCACTCCGGCAAGGCGCTGCTCGAGATCAACTGTGAGACCGACTTCGTCGCGAAGAACGCCGACTTCGTCGCGTTCGCGCAGGAGCTGGTCGAGCACGGCGCGGGTGCCGGCGTCACCGACGCGGAGGGCCTGAAGGCCTCCACGCTGGCCGACGGCCGCACCGTCGACGCCGCCGTCCAGGAGCTCTCCGCCAAGATCGGTGAGAAGCTGGTCGTGAACCGGTTCGCCGTTCTCGACGGCAACACCGCCGTCTACCTGCACCGCAAGGCGCAGGACCTGCCGCCGGCCGTCGGCGTGCTGGTGGAGTACACCGGCAAGTCCGACGAGGCCGCCGACGCGGACGCGCGCGCCGTCGCGATGCAGATCGCCGCCATGCGCCCGAAGTACGTCACCCGCGACGAGGTCCCGGCGGACGTCGTCGAGTCGGAGCGCCGGATCGCCGAGCAGACCGCCCGCGAGGAGGGCAAGCCGGAGGCCGCGCTGCCGAAGATCGTCGAGGGCCGGGTCAACGGCTTCTTCAAGGACACCGTGCTGATCGAGCAGGCCTCGGTCGCCGACAGCAAGAAGACCGTGAAGCAGGTTCTCGGCGAGGCGGGCATCGAGATCACCCGCTTCGTCCGGCTCGAGGTCGGCCAGGCCTGATACCGGGCTCACGCACGACACGGCGCCGGCTTGCAGGCCGGCGCCGTAGGCCATGACACGAGGAGGCCGTTGGTGTACTGCGACAGGCACCGCGGTCTCCTCGTCGCATATGGTGCACACCGCGACGGTCATGTGTCGGCGTGGCAGCGCCGGCGGGTAAGTCAGAGACAACAGGTTGAGGGAAGGCGGGTCGCATGACGGTGGTGACCGAGCAGGTCGTTCCGGTGGAGGACGCGGCGGGCTCACCGACGGGCGGCAAGCCCCGGCGGGTCGTGCTGAAGCTCTCCGGCGAGGTCTTCGGCGGCGGCAGCATCGGCGTCGACCCGGATGTGGTGTCGGCCATCGCGCGGCAGATCGCCACGGTGGTCCGGCGCGGTGTCCAGGTCTCCGTGGTCGTCGGCGGCGGCAACTTCTTCCGCGGCGCCGACCTGCAGAAGCGCGGCATGGACCGCAACCGGGCCGATTACATGGGCATGCTCGGCACCGTGATGAACGCGCTCGCGCTCCAGGACTTCCTGGAGAAGGAGGGCGTCGAGACGCGCGTGCAGAGCGCGATCACGATGGCCCAGGTCGCCGAGCCGTACATTCCGCTGCGCGCGATCCGGCACCTGCAGAAGGGCCGCGTCGTGATCTTCGGGGCCGGCGCCGGCATGCCGTACTTCTCGACGGACACCGTGGCCGCCCAGCGCGCGCTGGAGATCAACGCCGACGTGGTCCTGATGAGCAAGAACGGCGTCGACGGCGTCTACACCGCGGACCCGCGGACCGACCCGACCGCCACCAAGCTCGACTTCGTCACGTTCGCCGAGGCCCTGCAGCAGGGCCTGCGGGTCGCCGACGCGACCGCGTTCAGCCTCTGCATGGACAACGGGATGCCGATGCTGGTCTTCGGCGCCGAGGGGCCGGACACGATCATCAAGGCCGTGGGCGGCGAGAAGATCGGCACCCTGATCACCGCCTAGGGCGGGCAACACAAGATCAAATTGAAGAGCATGATGGGGTACGGGAGGCGCCGCGCCGCGTGCGGCGAGCAGCCCTGCCGGACCAGTGGATGACCCCGGGTATTGGACGCAGCACCCGCCGAGCAGGAGTGAGGAGGCGACGGAGCGGTGATCGACGATACGCTCCTCGAGGCCGAGGAAAAGATGGAGCGTGCCGTGGAGCACGCCAAGGACGAGCTGGCTTCCATCCGCACCGGTCGCGCCACACCGGCGATGTTCTCCCGGATCGTCATCGACTACTACGGCACGCC
This genomic window from Catenuloplanes niger contains:
- the tsf gene encoding translation elongation factor Ts; its protein translation is MSNFTAADVKKLRDLTGAGMMDSKKALTEAEGDFDKAVELLRIKGAKDVGKRAGRTAANGLVAHSGKALLEINCETDFVAKNADFVAFAQELVEHGAGAGVTDAEGLKASTLADGRTVDAAVQELSAKIGEKLVVNRFAVLDGNTAVYLHRKAQDLPPAVGVLVEYTGKSDEAADADARAVAMQIAAMRPKYVTRDEVPADVVESERRIAEQTAREEGKPEAALPKIVEGRVNGFFKDTVLIEQASVADSKKTVKQVLGEAGIEITRFVRLEVGQA
- the pyrH gene encoding UMP kinase; translation: MTVVTEQVVPVEDAAGSPTGGKPRRVVLKLSGEVFGGGSIGVDPDVVSAIARQIATVVRRGVQVSVVVGGGNFFRGADLQKRGMDRNRADYMGMLGTVMNALALQDFLEKEGVETRVQSAITMAQVAEPYIPLRAIRHLQKGRVVIFGAGAGMPYFSTDTVAAQRALEINADVVLMSKNGVDGVYTADPRTDPTATKLDFVTFAEALQQGLRVADATAFSLCMDNGMPMLVFGAEGPDTIIKAVGGEKIGTLITA